Within the Photobacterium swingsii genome, the region CGATGCTTTACCCGCTTCTGACTCGCTATTACTGAATTTACGTTTTGCAAGGAAAGTGGCTAAACCCATACCTAATGCTGGTACCATGCCCGCAGCCATGACTGCAGCCATTGGCGCATAAGTTTGTGATGCAAGTAAGCCAACACCAAAAGTATAAGCCGCTTTGTTTACAGGACCACCAAGGTCGAAACACATCATACAGCCAAGGATAATACCCAATAGTACAGCGTTTGCAGAACCCATGTTATTGAGGAAATCCGTTAAGCCTGTCATCGCAGCAGACACAGGGCCACCAACAACATAAATCATGATCAGACCTGTGATTAAACTCGCGGCAAGCGGAATAATCAAAATAGGTTTAAGCGCTTCCATCGACTGTGGCAGCTTAACATTATCGGCAACCATCTTAGCGCTATAGCCCGCTAAGAAACCCGCAACGATACCACCAAGGAAGCCCGCCCCTGTTGAGCTTGCTAACATACCACCAATTAAACCAGGAGCAAGACCAGGGCGATCAGCAATAGAAAATGCAATAAAGCCCGCCAGGACAGGTACCATCAAAGCAAATGCAGAACCACCACCTATGGTCATTAAAGCTGCGGCTAATGTGCCTTCCTCTTTAAATGCTTCAATGCCGAATACAAATGACAAGGCAATCGACAAGCCACCAGCTACAACAAGCGGTAACATATGAGAGACGCCCGTCATCAAGTGTTTGTATGCACCTGTTTTTTCAGTTGAAGCGCTAGCATTACTTGATGAGCTAGCATCGTGTTGATAGGTCGCTCCTTTCGCAAAGGCATTTTCAAACTCTTGCTTTGTTTTCTTCAGTGCAAGTCCAGTGCTGGTTTTATAAACTTTTTTACCCGAAAAACGCGCCATGTCGATTTCGATATCAGCAGCAATAATTACTAGATCGGCATCGGCAATTTCGTCTTCAGTCAGTTGATTCTTCGCACCAACAGATCCACGGGTTTCAACCTTAATGTGGTGGCCAAGGCGCTGACCTTCTTCTTCAAGCGCTTCAGCCGCCATAAAGGTATGCGCAACACCAGTTGGACAAGCGGTGATTGCCACAATTTTCTTTGCTGTGTTTGATGCGCTTCGGCTTTTTCCAACTTGTGGAATAACAGTCAAGGTTTCAGCTTGGTTAATCGCATTTTCTAAGTATGTTTTTGGCGATGCTAAACAAGCCGCAATATCAGACTGATATACTTTTTTCGATTTAAAACGGCTCAGGTCAATGGCGCGGCTACTGGCAACAATGACATAGTCTGCTGCATCTATTTGGTCAGCCGTTAATGTATCACCACTAACAACACTCGACTGACACTCAATATTGGCCGTCCACTTTAATTCTGCTGCTGCTTTTTCAAGCAAACCTGCAGCGATGACGCTATTTGCAATACCGCTCGGGCAAGCTGTCACTATGGCTACTTTCATTATCAAAACCCTCTGATTCTTTTACTTTTTACGTAATTACATTTACGTTA harbors:
- the fruA gene encoding PTS fructose transporter subunit IIBC — encoded protein: MKVAIVTACPSGIANSVIAAGLLEKAAAELKWTANIECQSSVVSGDTLTADQIDAADYVIVASSRAIDLSRFKSKKVYQSDIAACLASPKTYLENAINQAETLTVIPQVGKSRSASNTAKKIVAITACPTGVAHTFMAAEALEEEGQRLGHHIKVETRGSVGAKNQLTEDEIADADLVIIAADIEIDMARFSGKKVYKTSTGLALKKTKQEFENAFAKGATYQHDASSSSNASASTEKTGAYKHLMTGVSHMLPLVVAGGLSIALSFVFGIEAFKEEGTLAAALMTIGGGSAFALMVPVLAGFIAFSIADRPGLAPGLIGGMLASSTGAGFLGGIVAGFLAGYSAKMVADNVKLPQSMEALKPILIIPLAASLITGLIMIYVVGGPVSAAMTGLTDFLNNMGSANAVLLGIILGCMMCFDLGGPVNKAAYTFGVGLLASQTYAPMAAVMAAGMVPALGMGLATFLAKRKFSNSESEAGKASFVLGLCFISEGAIPFAARDPMRVIPSCMAGGALTGALSMLFGAKLMAPHGGLFVLFIPNAITPVFMYLVAIAAGTLVTGVTYAFLKRADEAQTATA